In a genomic window of Roseiflexus castenholzii DSM 13941:
- the panB gene encoding 3-methyl-2-oxobutanoate hydroxymethyltransferase, whose protein sequence is MRKTITDIQQMKVRGEPIAMLTAYDAVTAALFDAAGVPMLLVGDSLGDNVLGFGSTIPVTIDDMVRHTAAVARGAQSALIVADMPFLTYATLEMAVVAARRLMQEGGAQAVKLEGGQAMTPIVRRLVECGVPVMGHLGYTPQSAHVFGKVRVQGRSVAAARRLIEDALALESAGAFALVLELVPAPLAAAITERLRIPTIGIGAGPHCDGQVQVSTDMLGLRDDFKPRHARRFADLAPIIRNAAAAYIAAVGERSFPADEHSSRMDETVLREALEGLS, encoded by the coding sequence ATGCGAAAAACGATTACTGACATTCAGCAGATGAAGGTGCGCGGCGAGCCGATTGCGATGCTGACTGCCTACGATGCCGTTACTGCCGCGTTGTTCGATGCTGCCGGCGTTCCAATGTTGCTGGTCGGCGACTCGCTCGGCGATAATGTGCTTGGCTTCGGTTCGACCATTCCCGTGACTATCGACGACATGGTGCGCCATACGGCTGCCGTAGCGCGCGGTGCGCAGTCGGCGCTGATTGTCGCCGATATGCCCTTTCTGACCTATGCCACGCTGGAGATGGCGGTCGTTGCAGCGCGCCGGTTGATGCAGGAAGGGGGCGCGCAGGCGGTGAAACTCGAAGGTGGGCAGGCAATGACCCCCATCGTCCGTCGCCTGGTCGAATGCGGCGTTCCGGTGATGGGGCATCTGGGGTATACGCCGCAATCGGCGCATGTCTTCGGAAAAGTGCGGGTGCAGGGACGTTCTGTTGCTGCTGCGCGCCGCCTTATCGAGGATGCCCTGGCGCTTGAGTCGGCGGGTGCGTTTGCGCTGGTGCTCGAATTGGTTCCGGCGCCGCTTGCCGCTGCGATCACCGAACGCCTGCGCATTCCGACAATCGGTATCGGCGCCGGTCCGCACTGCGACGGGCAGGTGCAGGTGTCCACCGATATGCTCGGGTTGCGTGACGATTTCAAGCCGCGTCACGCGCGCCGCTTCGCGGACCTGGCGCCGATCATCCGCAACGCCGCTGCGGCATACATCGCCGCTGTCGGCGAACGCAGTTTCCCCGCCGATGAACACAGCAGCCGAATGGATGAGACTGTGTTGCGAGAGGCGCTGGAAGGATTGTCGTAA